In one Arachis duranensis cultivar V14167 chromosome 9, aradu.V14167.gnm2.J7QH, whole genome shotgun sequence genomic region, the following are encoded:
- the LOC107465278 gene encoding uncharacterized protein LOC107465278: MRVHLLADLKKECQLLVEGYRSSWKRTGCTLMADGWTDQRQRTLINFLVYCPAGMSFVKSVDAYDMIKTADTLFKLFAEVIEWVGSSNIVHVVTDNAANYVSAGKLIHEKYPNIFWSPCAAHCINLILKDIASIPHIADLASRASKVTVFVYNHMILLSWLRKRKEWKEIVRPGVTRFATVFITLKSIYDHKEDLQSLVIDKYFTSHKLSKSVNGKMVSSIILDSKFWEDCFTTVMLVGPLIKLLRLVDADEKPSLGIVYAGMQRAKINIKTMFRNRKSAYTPYTSKYLEVFVDLFDIETLCDDSVAAMQEIQLYRDRKESFGRESALKAIKRLEPGEWWRLHGGSAPNLQEMAIRLLHQTSSSSGCERNWSLFEQIHSKRRN; encoded by the exons ATGAGAGTTCATTTGCTGGCCGATCTTAAGAAGGAGTGTCAGTTACTTGTTGAAGGTTATAGGAGCTCGTGGAAAAGGACTGGTTGTACACTGATGGCAGATGGCTGGACTGATCAAAGGCAGCGTACGTTAATTAATTTTCTAGTTTATTGTCCTGCTGGTATGTCATTTGTTAAGTCTGTTGATGCTTATGATATGATAAAAACTGCCGATACCTTGTTTAAATTGTTTGCTGAGGTTATTGAGTGGGTTGGGTCTAGTAACATTGTGCATGTGGTTACTGATAATGCTGCGAATTATGTATCTGCTGGAAAACTCATTCATGAAAagtatccaaatattttttggtCTCCTTGTGCTGCTCATTGCATCAATCTTATCTTAAAAGACATAGCAAGTATTCCTCACATAGCTGACCTTGCCTCTCGTGCTTCAAAAGTGACTGTCTTTGTTTACAATCATATGATTTTATTGTCATggcttagaaaaagaaaagagtggAAAGAAATTGTTCGACCAGGAGTAACACGTTTTGCTACTGTATTCATTACTTTGAAAAGTATATATGATCATAAAGAAGACTTGCAATCATTGGTGATTGACAAATATTTCACTTCTCATAAATTATCCAAGAGTGTCAATGGGAAGATGGttagttcaattatcttggataGTAAGTTTTGGGAGGATTGTTTTACTACTGTTATGCTTGTTGGTCCTCTAATTAAGTTATTGAGGCTTGTTGATGCTGATGAGAAACCTTCTCTGGGTATCGTGTATGCGGGCATGCAAAGAGCCAAAATTAATATCAAGACAATGTTTAGAAATAGGAAATCTGCATACACACCTTATACAA GCAAATATCTTGAGGTCtttgttgatttatttgatattgaaaCTCTTTGCGATGACTCGGTTGCCGCAATGCAAGAGATACAGTTGTATCGAGATCGAAAAGAAAGTTTTGGAAGGGAAAGTGCATTGAAAGCAATTAAGAGACTTGAACCTG GTGAATGGTGGAGGCTACACGGTGGGAGTGCTCCTAACTTGCAAGAAATGGCAAttcgtcttcttcatcaaacatcatcatcatccggCTGCGAGAGGAACTGGAGCCTCTTTGAACAAATCCATTCAAAGAGGAGGAACTGA